One Bufo gargarizans isolate SCDJY-AF-19 chromosome 4, ASM1485885v1, whole genome shotgun sequence DNA window includes the following coding sequences:
- the TDRD6 gene encoding tudor domain-containing protein 6, whose product MDYFYPHLQTGVTEPVLVTQVWDSHRLYCQLRSMSHEVQRLSESMHHYYEVQKGCGDLGQQPSLVLGQPCASRGTDGRWYRSLLQEYFPDKHLATVVHVDWGRREIVSLSGLRNLASEFFRMPVVTYPCTMYGISSGILGWDSAMLTEIRSLLLGRHVSAKIECYNSYERLYVVTLFAEDGVNLNNFLSLQSQRVQVCPGKMPSATEPPPLTEDNVTEDSPYSSKFPPVELEIGKFKDAVVEYVIDPSNFWIRLEKYAENFKEMVEGITTKYTKASKLDGIIAYPNAGQLCCAKYQDMYYRAEIISVIHKKVNVYFLDNGITETVDWTEVKELPVQFSKLPGLANKCCLAETYPLGEAWSQEAILAFKVAVIDKKFIIHVVSKDGDEYTIELIDESRFEEKNVGKILAKVGLASFEELDSVNRPTSGEKMAHDESARAALNPAAPDYVSKVQESDASAIYEENMEDSPFEDQLFEPGTTIEIMVSHVEHPGLFWCQNASYKADLNSLMGAIQDHCMSTDCPYSAETLACLARSPSDGIWRRAFITESPVNMSKTSVVKVLYVDYGKQETVSVTNLRALSSEFFYLKSQAFKCSLYNIITPVEGSPFLWDNNASEVFKQFVQGASKWTEFHCIVYATASLNKELFNIVDLYTPFESVCDTLVRSSYAAHLHHKSLTPSVQLTSFYYSKHDIKMGNDEEIYVMHVVSPSSFYGHLARAFGTLDQISLKITKAVKKAQKIKSTPISGTLCLAKFVDQQWYRGLIVYENGIKKIFFVDYGNTETLPEEDLLPIMPSENDLLFTPMQAIKFSLSDTPSKLPDEIVSWFENVVLDTKLRAQIVEKDAGGKLSVELYDGKLQINAALKSKLGLSVPKAKLDRGAGDQSKTFKQDDSRKLPSNTSHQERMTSFSVGKNVKSRDSDIRDHSDMGQEPEPRSRKNPTFPYKAEKRDHNSQFQDFSSQKKTETVQRGSYQESHGGRDTKQGGNKTLPERQSCTLAVDAKRQSPAKAPVATLSDIPKRTILPGMKEPVYISQTNSVFDFYLQVAEDSQLDEMSDILNNEKSSFEDLGVDDIRVGNVICVPFPDDGLYYRGLVTRKSRQGLCVEYIDYGNTSALSDCKSYRLPQKCLSVPVMSIHCSLAKPRNALTSPDLRELLAEFSKRVCDIQLDCEFVTQDGPKWDVILKDELGCINDLLTASEEPVPEKNIAEVSEMVMKMNITKEETSVKTFTWNLPQPGATVKVFASAADSPDCFWCQLSTADIDSLASQVQEAGEQSIKSDDFIDSLKIGSPCNVVFSEDDNWYRAIVTRLEAGLVTVRFIDYGNEDSVGRDQIKQLPDSLIQIPPQAFPCCLADFDMKAGTWSPEAKNYFYEKVTEDMLELTVCTIEESDSCHIPVASVTVKCNQLEVNEEMRRFGEKVQCTDQELPHEPTNFSPKEIMEEDQSHSYIDAPTADPGSNLGERAQYEEGVEDTVDLHHTVHVDLAGEDSDHAALIDHAPEDMDELGLPFRRRIASPLDAVELQSHMGMGFSSGLFLVYYQYTVDLHHTVHVDLAGEDSDHAALIDHAPEDMDELGNV is encoded by the exons ATGGACTACTTCTACCCACATCTTCAGACCGGCGTGACTGAGCCGGTGCTGGTCACCCAGGTCTGGGACTCTCATCGCCTCTACTGCCAGCTGAGGAGCATGTCTCATGAGGTTCAGAGGCTGTCGGAGAGCATGCACCATTACTACGAGGTTCAGAAGGGTTGCGGAGATCTAGGGCAGCAGCCATCTTTAGTGCTGGGTCAGCCGTGTGCGTCTCGTGGCACAGACGGGCGGTGGTACCGCTCCTTGCTGCAGGAGTACTTCCCAGACAAGCATCTGGCTACGGTCGTCCATGTGGACTGGGGAAGGAGAGAGATTGTATCATTAAGTGGATTGAGAAACCTGGCCTCCGAATTCTTCCGTATGCCGGTGGTGACCTACCCTTGCACCATGTATGGCATTTCCAGTGGAATCTTAGGCTGGGACTCGGCGATGTTAACGGAAATCCGTTCTTTGCTGCTCGGAAGGCACGTCAGCGCGAAGATTGAGTGCTACAATTCTTACGAGCGTTTGTACGTGGTCACCTTGTTTGCCGAAGATGGCGTGAACCTCAATAACTTTCTCAGCTTGCAATCACAAAGAGTTCAAGTGTGCCCGGGTAAGATGCCTAGCGCCACAGAGCCTCCTCCACTTACAGAGGATAATGTGACAGAAGACAGTCCCTATAGTTCCAAGTTCCCACCGGTAGAGCTTGAAATCGGAAAATTCAAAGACGCAGTGGTGGAATATGTCATCGACCCCTCAAACTTTTGGATCCGGCTTGAGAAGTATGCAGAGAACTTTAAGGAAATGGTAGAAGGTATTACCACGAAGTATACCAAAGCTTCAAAATTGGATGGGATCATAGCCTATCCCAACGCTGGTCAGCTCTGCTGTGCAAAGTATCAAGACATGTACTACCGTGCCGAAATTATATCGGTCATCCATAAAAAGGTGAATGTATACTTCCTGGATAATGGGATAACCGAGACGGTGGACTGGACCGAAGTGAAGGAGCTGCCTGTACAGTTTTCAAAACTTCCAGGGCTGGCCAATAAATGCTGCCTTGCCGAGACGTACCCTCTAGGAGAGGCCTGGAGTCAGGAAGCCATCTTGGCCTTTAAAGTAGCAGTCATCGATAAAAAGTTCATCATTCACGTGGTCTCAAAAGATGGCGATGAGTATACCATAGAGCTCATTGACGAGTCCAGGTTCGAAGAAAAAAATGTAGGAAAAATACTGGCGAAAGTAGGACTAGCCAGCTTTGAGGAGCTCGATTCTGTAAACCGTCCAACCAGCGGTGAAAAAATGGCACACGATGAATCGGCTAGGGCCGCATTGAATCCGGCGGCTCCAGATTACGTGTCTAAGGTTCAGGAGTCTGATGCTTCTGCCATCTATGAAGAGAATATGGAGGACTCGCCCTTCGAAGATCAGTTGTTTGAACCCGGCACAACGATTGAGATAATGGTGTCACACGTTGAGCACCCTGGACtgttttggtgccaaaatgcCAGCTATAAAGCGGACCTTAACTCCTTGATGGGAGCTATACAGGACCATTGTATGTCCACAGATTGCCCGTATAGCGCTGAAACATTGGCGTGTTTGGCAAGGAGTCCGAGTGATGGGATCTGGCGCCGAGCGTTCATCACCGAGAGTCCCGTAAACATGTCAAAAACATCTGTTGTGAAAGTCTTATACGTGGACTATGGGAAGCAAGAGACGGTCTCTGTTACGAACCTCCGTGCCTTGAGCAGTGAATTCTTCTACTTAAAGTCCCAGGCTTTTAAGTGTAGCCTCTACAATATCATTACCCCAGTAGAGGGCAGCCCTTTCCTCTGGGACAATAATGCCTCAGAAGTTTTCAAGCAGTTTGTCCAGGGTGCCTCTAAATGGACTGAATTCCACTGTATCGTCTATGCGACTGCAAGTCTGAATAAGGAGCTATTTAATATTGTGGATTTGTATACCCCATTCGAAAGCGTGTGCGATACCCTAGTGCGGAGCAGCTACGCGGCACACCTGCATCACAAGTCCCTGACGCCATCTGTACAGCTTACCTCCTTCTACTATTCAAAGCATGACATTAAAATGGGGAACGATGAGGAGATCTATGTAATGCACGTCGTTTCACCATCATCTTTTTACGGACATCTGGCCAGGGCTTTTGGAACCCTGGATCAGATTTCATTGAAAATCACCAAGGCTGTAAAAAAAGCACAAAAGATAAAATCGACTCCCATCTCTGGCACTCTGTGTCTGGCAAAGTTTGTGGACCAGCAGTGGTATCGTGGCCTCATCGTTTATGAGAATGGAATCAAGAAAATATTCTTTGTCGACTACGGCAATACCGAAACTCTTCCAGAAGAAGACCTTTTACCAATTATGCCTAGCGAGAATGACCTTTTATTTACACCAATGCAAGCTATAAAATTCTCCTTGTCTGATACCCCATCTAAGCTTCCGGATGAAATTGTATCCTGGTTTGAAAACGTCGTTCTGGATACAAAACTGCgggcacagattgttgagaaagatgcggGTGGAAAGTTATCTGTAGAGCTGTACGACGGTaaactgcagattaatgcagccctcaaaagtaagttgggtttgtcggttccaaaaGCCAAATTAGATCGTGGGGCGGGTGATCAGTCCAAGACCTTCAAGCAGGATGATTCAAGGAAGTTGCCCAGTAATACAAGCCACCAAGAAAGAATGACCAGTTTCTCTGTAGGGAAGAATGTTAAAAGCAGGGATTCTGATATTCGTGATCATTCAGATATGGGTCAAGAACCAGAACCACGTTCCAGAAAGAATCCAACCTTTCCATATAAAGCAGAAAAGAGAGATCACAATTCACAGTTTCAAGATTTCAGTTCCCAGAAAAAGACTGAAACTGTCCAAAGAGGTTCATACCAAGAAAGCCATGGAGGGAGAGATACAAAACAAGGTGGAAACAAGACCTTGCCAGAAAGACAATCCTGCACATTGGCAGTCGATGCCAAACGCCAGTCTCCGGCAAAAGCACCCGTGGCGACATTAAGTGATATTCCCAAGAGAACAATTCTCCCTGGAATGAAGGAACCTGTATACATTTCACAAACAAACTCTGTTTTTGACTTTTACCTTCAGGTAGCCGAGGACAGTCAGCTGGATGAGATGTCAGACATTCTGAATAACGAGAAGAGTTCTTTCGAGGATCTCGGTGTTGACGACATCCGTGTCGGAAACGTTATTTGCGTTCCTTTTCCTGATGATGGACTGTATTATCGGGGACTAGTGACCAGGAAGAGCAGGCAAGGCCTATGTGTGGAGTACATCGATTATGGGAACACTTCTGCCCTCTCCGACTGTAAGAGCTACAGGCTCCCACAGAAGTGTCTCTCTGTTCCTGTAATGAGCATTCATTGCTCGTTGGCTAAACCTAGAAATGCATTGACATCACCCGACCTGCGGGAGCTGCTGGCTGAGTTTTCCAAGCGAGTGTGCGACATCCAGCTTGATTGCGAGTTTGTGACGCAAGATGGCCCTAAGTGGGACGTAATTCTTAAAGATGAGCTAGGGTGCATTAATGATCTGCTGACTGCCTCTGAAGAACCTGTGCCGGAAAAAAACATTGCGGAAGTAAGCGAAATGGTCATGAAAATGAATATTACGAAGGAGGAAACTTCTGTTAAAACCTTTACTTGGAATTTGCCACAACCTGGGGCCACCGTAAAAGTCTTTGCTAGTGCAGCCGACAGCCCTGACTGTTTCTGGTGTCAACTCTCAACGGCAGATATTGACTCCCTGGCATCACAAGTCCAAGAGGCTGGAGAGCAGTCCATCAAGAGTGATGATTTTATTGACTCCCTCAAGATCGGCAGCCCTTGCAACGTCGTCTTTAGTGAGGATGACAACTGGTACAGGGCTATTGTTACTCGTCTGGAGGCCGGTCTGGTGACCGTCAGGTTCATAGACTACGGTAATGAAGACTCTGTTGGCCGAGACCAAATTAAGCAGCTTCCTGATTCTCTAATACAAATTCCTCCCCAAGCGTTTCCATGCTGCCTGGCAGATTTTGACATGAAAGCAGGAACCTGGAGCCCAGAAGCCAAAAATTACTTTTATGAGAAGGTTACTGAAGACATGCTGGAGTTAACAGTCTGTACAATAGAAGAAAGTGACTCATGCCATATACCGGTGGCTTCTGTAACAGTTAAGTGTAACCAGTTGGAAGTTAATGAAGAGATGAGGAGGTTTGGGGAAAAAGTACAGTGTACGGACCAAGAACTGCCGCATGAACCCACCAACTTCAGTCCCAAGGAGATAATGGAAGAAGATCAGTCTCACAGTTATATAGATGCACCCACTGCAGACCCGGGATCAAATCTTGGAGAGCGCGCCCAGTATGAAGAAGGGGTTGAAG ACACCGTGGActtacatcatacagtacatgtggACCTGGCTGGAGAAGACTCGGATCATGCCGCTCTGATCGATCACGCTCCAGAGGACATGGATGAACTGG GGCTTCCCTTCAGGCGGAGGATCGCATCTCCACTAGATGCTGTAGAGCTCCAGTCTCACATGGGAATGGGCTTTAGTTCTGGCCTCTTTCTGGTTTACTACCAAT ACACCGTGGActtacatcatacagtacatgtggACCTGGCTGGAGAAGACTCGGATCATGCCGCTCTGATCGATCACGCTCCAGAGGACATGGATGAACTGGGTAACGTGTAG